Proteins encoded together in one Carya illinoinensis cultivar Pawnee chromosome 3, C.illinoinensisPawnee_v1, whole genome shotgun sequence window:
- the LOC122304383 gene encoding inactive protein kinase SELMODRAFT_444075-like encodes MKEKDGKGNGSSDVGGKVVVVAVKASKEVPKTALVWALTHVVQPGDCIKLLVVIPFHSSSKRTWGFLRFTSDCTTRHWSLQGTSSDQKDDIADSCSHMVQQLHDVYDTEKIKVRVKIVCGVPCGVVAAEAKRARSNWVILDKRLKNEKKYCMEELQCNLVVMKRTQAKVLRINLAHLPKIESEVTLDLSSELETSPDHLKSKFEQLNLIKGPAVTPASSPDHESPLTATDVGTSSISSSEPGASPFILSGISRRKKLKFTTKEDENLDDCDSDTDSDRQSTCSTSSHFQPWMTNILSASGEYSKHMVEGLERHKGKALTSTYGALLAKLSKLGQDPCIGVLNYRLDLDLSRSVREAISLSRNLPLGPPPLCSICQHKAPTFGNPPRWFTFAELEFATGGFSQANFLAEGGFGSVHRGVLPDGQVVAVKQHKLASSQGDLEFCSEVEVLSCAQHRNVVMLIGFCVEDGRRLLVYEYICNGSLDSHLYGRKRDPLEWSARQKIAIGAARGLRYLHEECRVGCIVHRDMRPNNVLLTHDFEPLVGDFGLARWQPDGDMGVDTRVIGTFGYLAPEYAQSGQITEKADVYSFGVVLVELVTGRKAIDINRPKGQQCLTEWARPLLEKQAIHDLLDPCLRNCYSEDEIYRMLRCASLCIRRDLHSRPRMSQVLRILEG; translated from the exons ATGAAAGAGAAGGATGGTAAGGGAAATGGTTCTTCAGATGTGGGTGGGAAGGTGGTGGTGGTTGCTGTTAAAGCATCAAAGGAAGTTCCAAAGACTGCTTTGGTGTGGGCTCTGACTCATGTTGTTCAACCTGGTGATTGCATTAAGCTGCTGGTGGTCATTCCTTTCCACTCCTCAA GTAAAAGGACATGGGGCTTCTTAAGATTTACCAGCGATTGCACCACTCGTCACTGGTCTCTTCAAGGAACCAGTTCGGATCAGAAGGATGATATTGCAGATTCATGCTCTCATATGGTGCAACAACTCCATGATGTTTATGACACAGAGAAG ATAAAGGTCAGGGTAAAGATTGTATGCGGTGTGCCATGTGGAGTGGTAGCTGCTGAAGCCAAGAGAGCGAGATCAAACTGGGTTATATTGGATaa acgattgaaaaatgaaaagaaatactGCATGGAAGAGCTTCAATGCAATCTTGTGGTTATGAAGCGAACTCAGGCAAAAGTTCTTCGCATAAATTTGGCACATTTACCGAAGATAGAATCTGAAGTGACTCTGGATTTATCTTCTGAATTAGAAACATCTCCAGATCATCTGAAAAGTAAGTTTGAGCAATTGAATTTGATTAAAGGACCTGCTGTGACTCCAGCAAGTAGTCCAGACCACGAGTCACCATTGACTGCAACTGATGTTGGAACGTCGTCAATATCTAGCTCAGAACCTGGGGCTTCACCATTTATCCTTTCTGGAATTTCCAGGAGGAAAAAGCTCAAATTTACCACTaaagaagatgaaaatcttgatgaTTGTGACTCCGACACAGATAGTGACAGACAGAGTACTTGCTCTACAAGTTCACATTTCCAGCCATGGATGACTAACATTCTCAGTGCTAGTGGTGAATATTCAAAACATATGGTGGAAGGTTTAGAAAGGCATAAGGGGAAGGCTTTGACTTCCACGTATGGAGCCTTACTGGCAAAATTGTCTAAATTAGGTCAGGATCCTTGTATTGGAGTCCTGAATTATAGGCTTGATCTGGACTTAAGcagaagtgtgagagaagcaaTTTCATTATCCAGAAATCTACCTCTCGGCCCTCCTCCGTTGTGTTCCATTTGTCAGCACAAGGCACCAACATTTGGGAATCCTCCAAGATGGTTCACTTTTGCTGAACTGGAATTTGCTACTGGTGGATTTTCACAGGCAAATTTCTTGGCTGAAGGCGGATTTGGTTCTGTACACCGAGGTGTTTTACCTGATGGCCAGGTTGTTGCTGTTAAGCAACACAAATTGGCTAGTTCCCAGGGTGACCTAGAATTTTGCTCAGAAGTTGAAGTCTTAAGCTGTGCACAGCATCGTAATGTTGTAATGCTAATTGGTTTCTGCGTGGAAGATGGAAGAAGATTGCTGGTATATGAATACATTTGCAATGGGTCTTTGGATTCTCACCTTTATG GAAGAAAACGAGATCCATTAGAATGGTCTGCACGACAAAAAATTGCAATTGGAGCAGCTCGTGGGTTGAGATACCTTCATGAAGAATGTAGAGTTGGTTGTATTGTCCACCGTGATATGAGGCCTAACAATGTCCTCCTCACCCATGATTTTGAACCATTA GTGGGAGATTTCGGACTGGCAAGGTGGCAGCCAGATGGAGACATGGGGGTGGACACAAGAGTAATCGGGACTTTTGG GTACTTGGCTCCAGAATATGCTCAAAGTGGCCAAATCACAGAAAAAGCTGATGTGTATTCCTTTGGGGTTGTACTGGTGGAACTTGTTACCGGGAGGAAAGCAATTGACATAAACCGGCCCAAAGGCCAGCAGTGCCTCACCGAATGG GCAAGACCATTGCTAGAAAAACAAGCTATTCATGATCTGCTTGATCCATGCTTAAGGAACTGCTACTCAGAGGATGAGATTTATCGCATGCTGCGATGTGCCTCATTGTGTATCCGGCGGGACCTTCATTCAAGGCCTCGCATGTCTCAG GTGCTTCGGATACTGGAGGGGTGA